In Chitinophaga varians, the following are encoded in one genomic region:
- a CDS encoding phage tail protein produces MAGYYPPVGFHFKVEFTGLGKSDNDTRFQAVTGLTVEYETETVKEGGENRFEHTLPVRTKYPDLTLKRGMLLTDSKIFDWCMKAFQDREFTPSDIVITLLNHEHEPIRTWNVAQAWPKKWSITELNAETSSIVIESLDLRYRFFTVS; encoded by the coding sequence ATGGCTGGTTACTACCCGCCGGTAGGATTCCACTTCAAAGTGGAGTTTACCGGTCTCGGCAAAAGTGATAACGACACCCGCTTTCAGGCTGTCACCGGCCTCACGGTGGAATATGAAACAGAGACCGTGAAAGAAGGCGGCGAAAACAGGTTTGAACATACCCTGCCCGTGAGGACCAAGTACCCCGACCTCACCCTGAAAAGAGGCATGCTGCTCACCGATTCGAAAATATTCGACTGGTGCATGAAAGCCTTTCAGGACAGGGAGTTCACACCTTCCGATATCGTAATCACGCTGCTCAACCATGAGCATGAGCCTATCCGTACCTGGAACGTTGCGCAGGCATGGCCTAAAAAATGGTCCATCACCGAACTCAATGCTGAAACCAGTTCTATTGTGATAGAAAGCCTGGACCTCCGGTACCGGTTTTTTACCGTCAGCTAA
- a CDS encoding DUF5908 family protein codes for MPIQIRELHIRVVVNAAESPPGSTAATGGGGNQQPPPDKADADKDLIIAECVEQVMAVLRDKMEK; via the coding sequence ATGCCCATCCAGATAAGGGAATTACATATCCGGGTGGTGGTCAACGCCGCCGAAAGTCCGCCCGGCAGCACCGCTGCCACCGGTGGCGGCGGCAACCAACAACCGCCGCCCGACAAGGCCGATGCCGATAAAGACCTGATCATCGCTGAATGCGTGGAACAGGTGATGGCCGTGCTGCGCGACAAAATGGAGAAATAA
- a CDS encoding RagB/SusD family nutrient uptake outer membrane protein: MKKSIKYIGALALTMALAGSCNERDFLTQTDPNRITETNFWKDESSLSMALAATYSPLRLPLYGYWGAFTGVQDINAMGDDVFTIPGEEAPTWAIASYTNDENNSDAADIFEKTYQCIHRANLILARIDKVPIDAAKKDIYIAEAKFLRGLSYFILASNWGAVPLRTEPVETTNAYAAPCASKEQVWQQVVSDLSAAKDKLPVKRDPKEQGRATSGAAIGFLGKAYLYMENYAQAEATLTLLTQAPYSYGLVDNFEDNFTDANEFNKESIFEWVCAPLGDPYGPWGAETANSPMFNYIPQFIGPPAGGGWFKYVPSNYLVSQFVKEPRPAGSDTKFDKRMYATLMWKYSTLGEADKTFYDNKTFDDLWGSARAKILRLYPDTKLDTVTNGRFLIKKYTGAWRNVANADNYWGATPSTANYRVMRFAEVLLMRAEAATRNGNTGLALADINQIRTRAGLAPKTAADLPGADQLIAEIDHQKLLEMFYEQNRIYDLRRWNKSAAQLASVLTAREKQGANTFKAKHYVLPIPARELNANPKATQNDLWK; this comes from the coding sequence ATGAAAAAATCAATCAAATATATCGGCGCACTGGCACTGACGATGGCGCTGGCCGGCAGTTGCAATGAACGCGACTTCCTGACACAGACAGATCCCAACAGGATCACCGAAACTAATTTCTGGAAAGATGAAAGCAGCTTAAGCATGGCGCTGGCCGCCACTTACAGCCCGCTGCGCCTTCCGCTCTATGGCTACTGGGGCGCCTTCACCGGCGTACAGGACATCAATGCCATGGGCGATGATGTATTTACCATCCCCGGCGAAGAAGCGCCTACCTGGGCCATTGCATCATATACCAATGATGAAAACAACAGCGATGCCGCCGATATCTTCGAAAAAACCTACCAGTGTATCCATCGCGCTAACCTGATCCTGGCGCGTATCGATAAGGTACCTATCGATGCCGCCAAAAAAGATATCTATATCGCAGAAGCCAAATTCCTCCGTGGCCTCTCCTATTTTATCCTCGCCTCCAACTGGGGCGCCGTGCCGCTGCGCACGGAACCGGTGGAAACCACCAACGCCTATGCCGCGCCCTGCGCCAGCAAAGAGCAGGTATGGCAACAGGTGGTCAGCGATCTGTCGGCCGCCAAAGACAAACTGCCGGTAAAACGCGATCCCAAAGAACAAGGCAGGGCCACCAGCGGCGCCGCTATTGGTTTCCTCGGCAAAGCATATCTCTATATGGAGAACTACGCACAGGCTGAAGCCACGCTGACACTGCTCACACAGGCGCCCTACAGCTACGGCCTTGTCGATAATTTTGAGGACAACTTCACCGATGCCAACGAGTTCAACAAAGAATCCATCTTTGAATGGGTATGTGCTCCCCTCGGCGACCCGTATGGCCCGTGGGGCGCTGAAACTGCCAACTCGCCGATGTTTAACTACATCCCGCAGTTTATCGGCCCTCCGGCCGGCGGCGGATGGTTTAAGTATGTGCCGTCCAACTACCTCGTGTCACAGTTTGTAAAAGAACCACGTCCTGCCGGTTCAGACACCAAATTCGACAAACGCATGTACGCCACGCTGATGTGGAAATACTCCACCCTCGGCGAAGCAGACAAAACTTTCTACGATAACAAAACATTCGACGACCTGTGGGGTTCCGCCCGCGCCAAAATCCTGCGCCTCTATCCGGACACCAAACTCGATACCGTTACCAACGGCCGTTTCCTGATCAAAAAATACACCGGCGCCTGGCGTAATGTGGCCAATGCCGACAACTACTGGGGCGCCACACCGTCTACTGCCAACTATCGCGTGATGCGTTTCGCCGAAGTGCTGCTCATGCGCGCAGAAGCAGCCACCCGAAACGGTAATACCGGCCTGGCGCTGGCAGACATCAACCAGATACGCACCCGTGCCGGCCTCGCCCCTAAAACCGCAGCAGACCTGCCTGGCGCCGATCAGCTGATAGCAGAAATAGACCACCAGAAACTGCTGGAAATGTTCTACGAACAAAACAGGATCTATGACCTGCGCCGCTGGAACAAATCGGCCGCTCAACTGGCGTCTGTCCTGACAGCCCGTGAGAAACAAGGCGCCAACACTTTCAAGGCCAAACACTATGTATTGCCTATCCCCGCAAGGGAACTGAATGCCAATCCAAAAGCCACCCAGAACGATCTTTGGAAATAA
- a CDS encoding aryl-sulfate sulfotransferase, with translation MESSLLSTHPGQLTAMHTRLLCLLLLCSCTAHTVRIKMDVPPALQDQLKATTIAGENLPQEFKNGLLLLNQRDDPGMIYLVNAEGRIVWYHQVKGTGFKTAHLTSEKTFLCILGDKTFPTSYGNEILEIDLHGDTLLHLKKGQEDFSADVHHEVLRKGKDAIVALTSVEKIVDLSLQGGSEQDTVKSDGIVVLDRKGHRRWQWSMFDALKPTTDTAILRERHDWMHANSLSFDKDSNYLISFYNNGQIWKINAQSGKVMWKFGKGGDFAIPDSAAFDMGHAVHINADNDLMLFDNGVSRQQSQTLAFKLHESSRQAAVTLRSVLPSYLFNERMGSAYLVGHDHVIQCCSKRNTVILTSRNGRPLWTLRTTFIPYRAEFITASQLLPYVIAP, from the coding sequence GTGGAGAGCAGCCTGCTCTCCACGCATCCCGGTCAACTAACTGCCATGCACACACGCCTGTTATGCCTGCTGCTGTTATGCAGCTGTACCGCCCACACCGTCCGCATCAAAATGGATGTTCCCCCTGCACTGCAGGACCAGTTGAAAGCCACTACCATAGCCGGCGAAAACCTGCCGCAGGAATTTAAAAACGGTTTGCTGCTGCTCAATCAGCGCGATGATCCCGGCATGATTTACCTCGTCAATGCCGAAGGACGTATTGTCTGGTACCACCAGGTAAAAGGCACCGGCTTTAAAACCGCACACCTCACCAGCGAAAAAACGTTCCTCTGCATTCTCGGTGATAAAACTTTTCCAACCAGTTATGGTAATGAAATACTGGAGATCGATTTGCATGGCGATACCCTGCTGCACCTGAAAAAAGGTCAGGAGGATTTTAGCGCAGACGTACACCATGAAGTGTTACGCAAAGGAAAGGATGCCATCGTAGCGCTTACCAGCGTGGAAAAGATAGTAGACCTTTCTCTTCAGGGCGGCAGCGAACAGGACACCGTGAAAAGCGACGGCATCGTGGTATTGGACCGCAAAGGCCACCGCCGCTGGCAATGGAGCATGTTTGACGCTTTGAAGCCAACCACCGATACCGCTATCCTGCGTGAGCGGCATGACTGGATGCATGCCAACAGTTTAAGCTTCGACAAAGACAGCAATTACCTGATTTCCTTCTACAACAACGGGCAGATCTGGAAAATCAATGCACAAAGCGGCAAAGTGATGTGGAAGTTCGGCAAGGGCGGCGATTTCGCTATTCCTGATTCCGCCGCATTCGATATGGGCCACGCCGTGCATATCAACGCCGACAATGACCTGATGCTGTTCGACAACGGTGTGTCGCGCCAGCAATCGCAAACGCTCGCGTTTAAGCTTCATGAAAGTTCCCGGCAGGCCGCGGTGACGCTCCGGTCTGTATTACCATCCTATCTTTTTAATGAAAGGATGGGCAGCGCTTACCTGGTGGGCCATGATCATGTAATACAATGTTGTTCAAAACGCAACACCGTGATACTGACCAGCCGTAATGGCCGTCCGCTGTGGACTTTACGTACCACCTTCATTCCGTACCGGGCCGAGTTCATCACTGCATCACAGTTATTACCCTATGTCATTGCACCATAA
- a CDS encoding DUF4255 domain-containing protein has protein sequence MLTEILTIIRDSLTPQFGGGDFDLGNIASPGNAAPSVLLTLVNLKEEPSLKNTAYSRVNNATLRTEYFNPYVFLNAYIMFSSRKSNYKDAVSDIGKIIRFIHGQNQFSTNYNGTDYRVVLNMYSPSFEEMNHLWAILGGKVYPSIMYVMRVIELHNTNVVTGDGVIESITGKFSVIDPKK, from the coding sequence ATGCTGACCGAAATACTGACCATCATCAGAGATAGTCTGACGCCCCAATTCGGAGGCGGGGACTTCGACCTGGGCAACATTGCCAGTCCGGGCAATGCAGCACCGTCTGTGCTGCTGACACTGGTGAACCTGAAAGAGGAGCCGTCACTTAAAAACACGGCTTACTCCCGGGTAAACAACGCCACGCTGAGAACGGAGTATTTCAATCCCTATGTGTTCCTGAATGCCTACATCATGTTCAGCTCCCGCAAAAGCAACTATAAAGATGCCGTGTCCGACATCGGAAAAATTATCCGTTTCATTCACGGGCAAAACCAGTTCTCCACCAACTACAACGGTACTGACTATCGCGTAGTGCTAAACATGTATTCCCCGTCGTTCGAGGAAATGAACCATCTGTGGGCTATCCTGGGCGGCAAGGTATATCCCAGTATTATGTATGTGATGCGCGTGATAGAACTGCACAACACCAATGTGGTGACCGGCGACGGCGTGATCGAATCCATCACCGGAAAATTCAGTGTTATTGACCCTAAAAAGTGA
- a CDS encoding phage tail protein: MAEYPIPKFHFEVKWGDTTIGFTEVTGLDRQVDVIEYREGQSKDYNKVKMPGLQKSSNITMKRGTFPNKTEYFDWFKEVNNLGKIERRTITIKLLNEVHQPVFTWSVLNAFPVKVQASDLKADANEVAVETIEIAHEGISLVK, translated from the coding sequence ATGGCTGAATATCCAATTCCTAAATTCCATTTTGAAGTCAAATGGGGAGACACCACGATCGGCTTCACAGAAGTCACCGGCCTCGACAGACAAGTAGATGTCATCGAATACCGCGAGGGACAAAGCAAAGACTATAACAAAGTAAAAATGCCGGGCCTGCAGAAAAGCAGCAATATCACCATGAAACGCGGCACCTTCCCCAATAAAACCGAATACTTCGACTGGTTCAAGGAAGTCAATAACCTCGGTAAAATAGAACGGCGCACTATCACCATCAAACTGCTGAACGAAGTGCATCAGCCAGTGTTCACCTGGTCCGTGCTCAACGCCTTCCCGGTGAAAGTACAGGCCAGCGACCTGAAAGCCGATGCCAACGAAGTAGCGGTGGAAACAATAGAAATCGCGCACGAAGGAATCAGCCTGGTCAAATAA
- a CDS encoding c-type cytochrome, whose amino-acid sequence MTTTQYIRTGCFLAAAAAVMVWSCNTGSSAKAPSPATSMPELLKVDTNSIPKDKYGEMVRYGRELMLNTAYYIGPDGVNGHYLGNKMNCTNCHQDGGTKAFSFNLMLSHQEYPQYRAREGKVLTLAERINNCVTRPHNGKPLPLDSKEMVAFLAYLRWINSFVPKDKPHQGSHNLAVKLPDTAADPEKGKMLYQEHCARCHGKDGEGQLAGVSYTYPPLWGPDGYQPGSSMHRVIKQAQWLKANMPYDKATWNKPFLTDEEALDIAAFVNNDSIHARPDVKNYDYPHVAEKAIDYDKGPFADTFSARQHKYGPFRPVISYWDQHGMKASY is encoded by the coding sequence ATGACGACAACACAATATATCCGTACCGGTTGTTTCCTGGCAGCAGCTGCAGCTGTGATGGTCTGGTCCTGTAATACCGGCAGCAGCGCCAAAGCACCGTCACCGGCAACCAGCATGCCGGAGCTGCTGAAAGTTGACACCAACAGCATTCCGAAAGACAAGTACGGCGAGATGGTCCGCTATGGCCGTGAGCTGATGCTGAACACAGCCTATTATATCGGTCCGGATGGTGTAAACGGCCATTACCTGGGCAATAAAATGAACTGTACCAACTGTCACCAGGACGGAGGCACCAAAGCTTTCTCCTTCAACCTGATGTTGTCCCATCAGGAATATCCGCAGTACCGTGCCCGCGAAGGCAAGGTGCTAACGCTCGCAGAGCGGATCAACAATTGTGTAACGCGGCCGCATAATGGTAAACCGCTGCCGCTGGACAGCAAGGAGATGGTGGCGTTTCTCGCGTACCTGCGATGGATCAATAGTTTTGTGCCGAAAGACAAACCACATCAGGGCAGCCACAACCTCGCCGTAAAACTGCCTGATACCGCCGCAGACCCGGAGAAAGGAAAAATGTTATACCAGGAACATTGCGCGCGTTGTCATGGCAAAGACGGAGAAGGCCAGCTGGCGGGCGTTTCCTATACCTATCCGCCGTTATGGGGCCCTGATGGGTATCAGCCCGGCTCCAGCATGCACCGTGTGATCAAGCAGGCGCAATGGCTGAAAGCTAATATGCCTTATGACAAAGCCACATGGAACAAACCGTTCCTCACCGATGAAGAGGCCCTCGACATCGCGGCGTTTGTGAACAATGACAGCATTCATGCCCGTCCCGATGTCAAAAACTATGACTATCCGCATGTAGCGGAAAAGGCTATTGATTATGACAAGGGACCTTTCGCAGATACTTTCTCCGCACGGCAACATAAATATGGTCCGTTCCGCCCGGTGATCAGTTACTGGGACCAACACGGCATGAAAGCATCTTACTGA
- a CDS encoding phage tail sheath C-terminal domain-containing protein, whose product MLNLTAIKTPGVYIDEVPRFPPSIAAVETAIPAFIGYTEKADMLSPGDLHNTPTKIGSIADYQLYFGGPAKPVVAEVQLDLNNQFSSAKVDYQWFLYDSLRLFYANGGGDCYIVSVGLYTAGAPVQGDIQNGIDALVKYDEPTIILFPDAATLTGTALYDLQVSTLSQCDNLKDRVGLFDLKRTDAQGAEFRDKIGINNLKYGMAYTPWIQVALDKNILYADMVGKIKKAGVLIPSLKNFTTDANVQKVIDDLDNLAADSKRISTEFTTLLGTDSLDGLFNKKINKFILSGTATDLQDVFKYLLDIANTVNTLDTTTPAPGTLKNADMIVNLKNTVLALKDRYTNLINYQADLKALATAGYTTQTFAGTATADWGGVLGAAGTANGVLSGPNDKAKMLSVVPLVQNEFYAIQSTIQAGILDAATILEKAKNDALSAGFPLFKSIIAGINNTSMALPPSGSIAGVYAQVDNARGVWKAPANVSILGTPDIIYSNSELNQLNVDVVSGKSINAIRAFTGKGTLVYGARTLAGNDNEWRYVSVRRFFNMVEESTKKATLQFVFEPNDANTWVRVQAMIENFLLTLWRQGALQGATPDKAFYVAVGLGKTMTAQDILNGFMIIEIGMAAVRPAEFIILRFSHILPQA is encoded by the coding sequence ATGCTCAATTTAACTGCCATCAAAACACCCGGCGTTTATATAGACGAAGTGCCCAGGTTCCCGCCCTCCATTGCAGCGGTGGAAACAGCCATCCCGGCATTTATCGGGTATACGGAAAAAGCAGACATGCTGAGCCCCGGCGACCTGCATAATACACCTACAAAAATCGGCTCCATCGCTGATTACCAGTTGTATTTCGGCGGACCAGCCAAACCCGTTGTTGCCGAAGTGCAGCTGGACCTCAACAACCAGTTCTCCAGCGCCAAAGTAGACTACCAATGGTTCCTCTATGATTCACTACGGCTGTTCTATGCCAACGGCGGAGGTGACTGCTACATCGTGTCTGTTGGCCTCTATACCGCCGGAGCACCGGTACAGGGCGACATTCAAAATGGTATAGACGCACTCGTTAAATACGATGAGCCTACCATCATCCTCTTCCCCGATGCGGCCACCCTCACCGGCACGGCCCTCTATGACCTGCAGGTGTCCACCCTGAGCCAGTGCGACAACCTGAAAGACCGGGTAGGCCTGTTCGACCTGAAAAGGACCGATGCACAGGGCGCGGAATTCCGCGATAAAATAGGCATCAACAACCTTAAATACGGGATGGCCTATACGCCGTGGATACAAGTGGCACTCGACAAAAACATCCTGTACGCCGATATGGTCGGCAAAATCAAAAAAGCAGGCGTGCTCATTCCCTCTCTTAAAAACTTCACGACAGATGCCAACGTCCAGAAAGTGATCGACGACCTCGACAACCTCGCGGCCGACAGTAAAAGAATCAGTACTGAATTCACCACTCTGCTCGGCACCGACAGCCTGGACGGCCTCTTCAACAAAAAGATCAATAAATTTATCCTCAGCGGCACTGCCACTGACCTCCAGGACGTATTCAAATACCTGCTGGACATCGCCAATACCGTCAATACCCTCGATACCACGACCCCGGCGCCAGGCACCCTCAAAAACGCCGATATGATCGTGAACCTCAAAAACACGGTACTGGCACTCAAAGACCGCTACACCAACCTGATCAACTATCAGGCTGATCTGAAAGCATTGGCTACCGCAGGTTACACCACACAAACCTTCGCCGGCACCGCTACGGCCGATTGGGGCGGTGTGTTAGGCGCGGCCGGTACGGCCAACGGCGTGCTCTCCGGCCCTAACGATAAAGCCAAAATGCTCAGCGTGGTGCCCCTTGTGCAAAATGAATTCTACGCCATCCAAAGCACCATACAGGCCGGCATTCTTGATGCGGCCACCATCCTCGAAAAAGCGAAAAACGACGCGCTCTCCGCCGGGTTTCCGCTGTTCAAAAGCATCATCGCAGGCATCAACAACACCAGCATGGCACTGCCGCCCAGCGGCTCCATCGCCGGCGTATATGCGCAGGTGGACAATGCACGCGGTGTATGGAAAGCGCCCGCCAATGTCAGCATACTCGGTACACCGGATATTATCTACTCCAACAGTGAACTAAATCAGCTCAACGTGGACGTGGTATCCGGCAAATCCATCAATGCTATCCGCGCCTTTACCGGCAAAGGCACCCTCGTATACGGCGCACGCACGCTTGCCGGCAACGACAACGAATGGCGCTACGTGAGCGTAAGGCGCTTCTTTAACATGGTGGAAGAAAGCACAAAAAAAGCGACACTGCAGTTTGTGTTCGAACCTAATGACGCCAATACCTGGGTAAGGGTACAGGCGATGATCGAAAATTTCCTGCTCACCCTCTGGCGCCAGGGCGCACTGCAAGGCGCTACGCCCGATAAAGCATTTTACGTGGCCGTCGGCCTCGGCAAAACGATGACGGCACAGGATATCCTCAACGGCTTCATGATCATCGAAATAGGCATGGCTGCCGTAAGGCCCGCAGAATTTATTATCCTGCGTTTCTCCCATATCCTGCCACAGGCTTAA
- a CDS encoding PAAR domain-containing protein, with protein MSFPAATIGDLHVCSHGGGPVLGPGCPTVLIGGKPAAVIGDSCVCPLAPDAIITGSATVLIGGKPAARISDSTAHGGAVTTGAANVLIG; from the coding sequence ATGTCATTTCCAGCGGCGACTATCGGTGATCTGCATGTGTGTTCACATGGAGGTGGCCCTGTCCTTGGCCCGGGATGCCCGACTGTATTAATTGGAGGCAAACCTGCGGCTGTAATCGGGGACAGTTGTGTTTGTCCTTTAGCACCTGATGCCATCATTACCGGCTCTGCCACGGTGTTGATTGGAGGTAAGCCGGCAGCACGGATAAGCGATAGTACAGCCCACGGAGGTGCCGTAACAACAGGTGCCGCGAATGTCCTGATTGGCTGA
- a CDS encoding LysM peptidoglycan-binding domain-containing protein yields the protein MSVDKGKLEKVKIIAYKKPEMDDASKTGDFDAFINPESYQLNYKIEYSEGQGQGTSGKQQKFKAIAPDELALELMFDSTGIADDQPRDDIWDDIKKFKKLLTDYEGDAHEPRHFRVIWGPMAFAGRLTSLNITFKLFKPDGRPIRAIAKVTFKSSIDDKKRVAKEDPLSPDLTHQRTVANGDHLSLMSFRQYEDPSYYFQLARANNLTNFRKLIPGTVINFLPLEDAR from the coding sequence ATGAGTGTTGACAAAGGCAAACTGGAGAAAGTAAAGATCATCGCATATAAAAAGCCTGAAATGGACGATGCGTCCAAAACGGGCGACTTTGATGCGTTCATCAACCCCGAAAGCTACCAGTTGAACTATAAGATAGAATACAGTGAAGGACAGGGACAAGGCACCAGCGGCAAACAACAGAAGTTTAAAGCCATCGCGCCGGACGAACTGGCCCTCGAACTGATGTTCGACTCTACCGGCATCGCCGATGACCAGCCACGGGACGATATATGGGACGATATCAAAAAGTTCAAAAAACTGCTGACAGACTATGAAGGCGACGCGCACGAACCACGGCATTTCCGGGTAATATGGGGACCGATGGCATTTGCCGGCAGGCTCACCTCGCTGAACATCACCTTCAAACTGTTTAAGCCCGACGGCCGCCCTATTCGGGCCATCGCCAAGGTGACTTTCAAAAGCAGCATCGATGACAAAAAACGGGTGGCCAAGGAAGACCCGCTGTCTCCCGATCTGACGCATCAACGTACCGTGGCCAATGGCGACCACCTGTCGCTCATGAGCTTCCGGCAATACGAAGATCCGTCTTACTACTTTCAGCTGGCCCGCGCCAACAACCTCACCAATTTCAGGAAACTGATACCAGGTACCGTTATTAACTTTTTACCACTGGAAGATGCCCGATAA